ATGGGATCGTTGAACCCAAATTATTTATAACCCAATATAGGAACTTTTTGTTTGGTTCCTCTTTATCACCCACATCCGGAACTATAAGATTTGATATTTCTATAAATACCCTGTGTTTTTTGAAGCTCTTCAAGGCCTCAAAAATTGGTTCAACATCATCAACTCCAATATAATTTTTGTAAAATTCAGGATCCAATGAGGCTTTTATATCAACAGAAACGGCATCCAAATATTTCCCTATTTTCTTGACACCATCTGATGTGATGTAACCATTTGTAACAAAAATTGTTTTTATGTTATATCTTTTGGCCAACCTTGCAACTTTAAATGCAAACTCAAAATTCACTGTTGGTTCAGAATAGGTAAATACTATTAACTTTATTCCTTTCTTATTTGCAGCCCTAATTATATCTTCTGGTGTGTATTTATCACTCTTCCCCCCGGCCTTCTGACTCACTTCAAAATCAGAACAAAATTTACAAAACATATTGCAACCAAAGGAACCCAGAGAAAGAGCTTTAGAACCAGGATAAAAATGGAAGATCTGAAAATTTTCTATGGACTTCTCTTCAGTTATTGAAATTTTCCCATAATTTTTAGAATAGAGAGTTCCTCCTTTATTTATTCTGACACCACATTTACCACTTTCTCCTTCACCAATTAAACATTTCCAAGCACAAAGCTCACATCTTATTTTTCCAGATTCCCTTGACCACAATAAACATTCTTCCATTTAATCTTACATATATATAGAAGTACAAACTAATAAAGGGTTGCCCTGGTAGCTTAGTGGTAGAGCATCTGACTTTCGGATGAATCTCGTAAACAGAAGGTCGTGGGTTCAAATCCCACCCAGGGCTTATTGAATTAACTTTATCAAAACAAAAATAAAATCACCAAATAAAAAGGTGAAAATTGTTGATATGAAAAAAACTGGGGCAAACCTGACTCCTTCCTTGATCACCACGTATTTTTTACCAGATTTTCTAATTTTTTCAACTTCTTCTTTTTTCAAACCTTCCCAGATTTTTGAATCATCAAGGACATCCCCCTCTTTAAGTTGGGATACTTTTATTTTTCTCTTGAAACCAACATTCTCAACAACTTTAATGAATCTGTAAAATAGGTAAAGAAAAATTGTGGTGGAAAGTATTGAAAAGGAAAGTATAAATGAATTGACTAAACCCATAATTTTTGAAAAGAGAAAAAAAGAGGATAAAAATAAAATTGAAGATATTACAATTAATCCGATTAAAAACTCTTTTATTTTTGAACTCAATTCAATAAAAAATACCTTCAATATTTTTTTATTTAAGATAGAAAGTATTGCCATATAAAAAATCATATAAATTGCACCTATAAAGAAAACATTGAACAATAAACTTATTGGGAAAGGGAAAAATGTTTTTTTAATTGATACTTCTGGTAAAAGAAAACCCAATGCTGATAAAACTTTGGCATCTCCCCCACCCCACTGACCCGTGAAATAAAGTAGAAAACCAAATATAAGAAATGAAATACCATACACGCATGACATTAATATTGGGGTATATGAATCAAATATAATTGATTTAATTAAATTTAAAAGAAGACCCAATCCTGCCATTATATAAGGTATCTCATCTGGTATTTCAGTTGTTTTCAAGTCTATCAAACCAGCTAATAAAGAGCCAACCAATGCCAGAGTCAATAAAATTATTTCAAAAACCATATAGAATTATTTTTGATTAAATAAAATTAATTATCCTTCTTGAATCCCATCTTCTTTGCAACTTCCCTGAAACATCTTCTGCAATAATAAATATCATATTTTCTAATTACACCCCTACTATTGCCACACTTGGTGCATTTAAACCTCCCTTTACCGAACTTTCTAACTGCCATTTATCCACCAACATTCCCAAAAATTT
The nucleotide sequence above comes from Candidatus Aenigmatarchaeota archaeon. Encoded proteins:
- the amrS gene encoding AmmeMemoRadiSam system radical SAM enzyme, with translation MEECLLWSRESGKIRCELCAWKCLIGEGESGKCGVRINKGGTLYSKNYGKISITEEKSIENFQIFHFYPGSKALSLGSFGCNMFCKFCSDFEVSQKAGGKSDKYTPEDIIRAANKKGIKLIVFTYSEPTVNFEFAFKVARLAKRYNIKTIFVTNGYITSDGVKKIGKYLDAVSVDIKASLDPEFYKNYIGVDDVEPIFEALKSFKKHRVFIEISNLIVPDVGDKEEPNKKFLYWVINNLGSTIPYHLLTFNPAYKMEDIYQTEMRVLEKFAMDARSVGMRYIYISTPFGAGDYENTYCYNCGTCIIKRNFSIFESKNLIGDRCPECGFRIDLVLD
- a CDS encoding A24 family peptidase; this translates as MVFEIILLTLALVGSLLAGLIDLKTTEIPDEIPYIMAGLGLLLNLIKSIIFDSYTPILMSCVYGISFLIFGFLLYFTGQWGGGDAKVLSALGFLLPEVSIKKTFFPFPISLLFNVFFIGAIYMIFYMAILSILNKKILKVFFIELSSKIKEFLIGLIVISSILFLSSFFLFSKIMGLVNSFILSFSILSTTIFLYLFYRFIKVVENVGFKRKIKVSQLKEGDVLDDSKIWEGLKKEEVEKIRKSGKKYVVIKEGVRFAPVFFISTIFTFLFGDFIFVLIKLIQ
- a CDS encoding 30S ribosomal protein S14, producing MAVRKFGKGRFKCTKCGNSRGVIRKYDIYYCRRCFREVAKKMGFKKDN